Proteins from a single region of Peromyscus eremicus chromosome 9, PerEre_H2_v1, whole genome shotgun sequence:
- the Nkx2-6 gene encoding homeobox protein Nkx-2.6 — MLLSRVTSTPFSVDDILRLEGEQNDAKTPSQWELHRNPEKPQYLTMDLESGGPESGGDRAQAGSDPLRFPWEAVVEMEPETPPRATSPLGAGNPRMERGAGDGGGGDSVHRVGPEPARTRPRRKPRVLFSQAQVLALERRFKQQRYLSAPEREHLASALQLTSTQVKIWFQNRRYKCKRQRQDQTLELAGHPLTPRRVAVPVLVLDGKPCLGPDAPAFPGPYAATAPHSCFGGYSGTPYSASYAGRYTGAVPGPLTPLASSGFSPGGRSAAPQGHLPATLQGVTAW; from the exons ATGCTGCTGAGCCGGGTCACCTCCACTCCCTTCTCCGTGGACGACATCCTCAGGCTGGAGGGTGAGCAGAACGATGCCAAGACTCCGTCACAGTGGGAGTTGCATAGGAACCCAGAAAAGCCTCAGTACCTAACAATGGACCTGGAATCCGGAGGGCCAGAGAGCGGCGGCGACAGGGCACAAGCTGGATCAGACCCTCTTCGGTTCCCCTGGGAGGCAGTCGTGGAGATGGAGCCAG AGACTCCTCCGCGCGCGACCTCCCCGCTTGGAGCTGGGAACCCGAGGATGGAGCGCGGCGCgggcgacggcggcggcggcgacagcGTCCACCGGGTCGGCCCGGAGCCGGCCAGGACGCGGCCGCGGCGGAAGCCCCGCGTGCTCTTCTCGCAGGCCCAGGTGCTGGCCCTGGAGCGCCGCTTCAAGCAGCAGCGGTACCTGTCTGCCCCTGAGCGTGAGCACCTGGCCAGCGCGCTGCAGCTCACGTCCACGCAGGTCAAgatctggttccaaaaccggcGCTACAAGTGCAAGAGGCAGCGCCAGGACCAGACCCTGGAACTGGCGGGCCACCCACTGACGCCGCGCCGGGTGGCAGTCCCCGTACTGGTGCTGGATGGCAAGCCCTGCCTGGGTCCCGACGCCCCCGCGTTCCCGGGTCCCTACGCGGCCACCGCGCCCCATTCTTGCTTCGGCGGCTACTCGGGCACTCCCTATAGTGCTAGCTACGCGGGCCGCTACACCGGCGCTGTCCCCGGGCCACTCACACCACTGGCCAGCTCTGGCTTCAGCCCAGGTGGCCGGAGTGCCGCCCCGCAGGGCCATCTGCCCGCCACGCTACAGGGAGTCACGGCCTGGTGA